The following DNA comes from Miscanthus floridulus cultivar M001 chromosome 5, ASM1932011v1, whole genome shotgun sequence.
CTAGAACCATAGAGAATCACTTTCAGCCATAGATTTGTTCTCTCAGAGAATCATTCTCCACAGAATCAAGAGCAggaggagctctaccaaacaagcCCTAACTCATACCTCAACTCGTTCCACTACTATGCTATAATCCGCATAAAGCTCAGATTCTACGTGCATCCATAGCTGCATGTGCCTGTATGTATTTGATTAGTTCAGTGAAGTCTCTTAAATGTAGCTCCTAATTATTAACATGGGCTAAGTCTTGATAAAGGATTCTTCGTGCAGATGGTAGCATTTTGTAGTGGCATATAGGCAGCAAAGTTGGTTGACAAGGCAGGTTATGATGAGATCCCAATACTTATAGCATCCAAGATGAGTGAGAACCATTGTTTATTGATATTTTTTCTCATCTAAATTCCTGTCCAGTTTATTTCCAATTTTTTCACAGAAtggtgtttggtgtactgttAAGGTATCAGGACGACTGCGATAAAATCACTACAGATGGATGCTCAGTCGGATAATACATTTATCTAGTTAAGGACCACTGTTTCTCTCAAAATTTGCATGTGCATTATTTATTGCCACACATGATTGCATCTATATATTATATCTTGATGAATAGTTTTGCCAGCTTATTGCTCAAATTATAGTGTTATACTGAGTATTTATACCAAATAAAAAATCTAACATGTAGTATACTAAGGATTTATGCAAAGTAAAAATAGAGAAATAAGATTGTAGGTCAGTTTTCAGGTGGCACAGGATTCGATTAAATGATGAAACAAAAACAATGTAAGTAAAAAATAGAGAAATAAAGAACCCATTTAGTCCTTACATTTAAGGGAACCAACTTTACAGTAACTATGGGTTATGAAACAATGGAACTCACGTGAGATAGTTTGACACACTTTTGCTGCACCCAGAAATAAGCTTGAAGGCTTCCAATGCACAAGCGGCCGATATAATTGCATTCGTTGATGCAATTGCTGGGATTATATTTTTTACAACACCCTGAAATTCACCAAAAGTAGCCGGTACTACATATGTCACTGTCCTATGAATAGAGTTATGCATCACATTAAAAGCTAAATTCCACTGTCCAACTAATGGAGAATTCGAACCAGTAGGCATATCAACTAAACATAGAACAAAACTGACAAAAGTATAACACTAACAAAATAAAGATTAAGATTCCAGATACTAGTAAGCACCAAAATAAAAAAGGCCACATATTGAAATAATTTATTTCCTTTCAAATATGTGATTCCCTAGGCATACTAAAACCAAAGCACTATCTATAACATCCACAGAGAATAAGTTTCAGACCTATTGAGCAAATGGCACAGAAACATTTATGATAAAGAATATGATTCAATTCTGTGGAAATTAAAAGGTCAAGTGCCGACAATTAGAAACATGATTGTCTAAAAAGAAACTAAGAAACAGGTTAACCTATGTGGAAAAAATAAATCGATGATGGAATCCATTTTGTGCAGAAAGCAACAAATAAGCATATATGCCATAGCACTAAAACCAAAGATAAACTGCTAAACGGGAGAGATCTCATTTGAACCAGGGTAGAGCACATGCAGTTAGCCAGTTACCATATTATAAGACATTTAAAACATAAGCAATTCCATTACTTAATGGAACTTAAAGAAGATATACCCCTAACTTAGAACCATTCTTATACTCAGACCTTAGCTTTTTATATAACGCAAGCTACcatagaagaagaagatgagctatTCAGCAGTCCATTTTTCTTAATACCCAGGCCCAAATTGCTAGCCTCTTACTAGAACATAAAAATTAAATAGAGCTGGATTGGATTGTTTAACATATTTACATGCAAAAAAGAGATTTAATGCCTTAAATTATGACTCCAGAGAAAAACTCAAGATGTGCACTAGAATTCATCTATCGTTGACAAATTAAAAATTAACTGGAGAAAAGGAGAACAAAAGTTTTTTAGATATTCTAAATCATGGGTAAAACTTTGTCAATAAACAGAAAACAAACCTGTGTTAAAGAATATGTAACACCAGAAATACCAAAAAGCTCTGCTCTCTTTAAAGCCTGTATATGTATGTATGTCAAATGATTTACAAGCAGACTACTAAGAAAATAAGTTACATGACATTGCAATATAGATACCTCTGAATAAATCCACTGCATATGCTCTGCATCATCAGCATCAAAAGGTTTTCCAGGATGAACCTACAACAGTGAATATAACAGTTAGTAGTGTTGGGTCGAGGTCTGGAGAGAAATAATGCGCACAGAAGAATAGTACCTCATCCCATTTGATCAAGTGAGCATACTCAATGCAGTGAGCTGCAGTTCTTGGTGTCTCGGCGAGGGTACATAAAGGGAACTTAACCTGTGGAGGAAAAAGCCATATGTTGCATTCAAAGCAAGGTGTTTTTCCAGGTATAATGACTCTAGCATGTCCCTTGAAGCCCTCAGTTCCACCATCTACCATAGGTTTGACCGTCTCTTCAAGTGGATTGTCATTTGAGTCATACTCTGCAATGTGAATGAATATATGGCACACCATTATGTTATGCATGACATATTTTTATTTCTATATACTTCTAAGTATTCTCTGATCAACTGGGAAGTGCAAacataaaagaaaataaaacaacTACATTCGAGGTCATGACCAGCAATAACAAACAAATGTAATCTGCACTGAGGACAAACAAGTGGCCACATAACCAAACCTTGAGTTTTATCTGACAGCATATTAATTATCACTTGGCACAAAATAACGATTTAAACAGCTAAAAGCAACATTGACCATTGATCGTTCATCGTTTAGGTTAACATGGGGACAGGACACAATTGATTGCTGTCAAGCTTTATTAATCTTAATCCGTAAGTACGATGAATGTGCACAAAAAAGTTCATTGCAATTTTCAAGGCGTAATGTTACAGCAAGTCAGCCACAATAGCACAGAACGAGGACATGTTGTAGACCTAAGGCTGTAGTCTCCTTTTGAACCCTATTACTATATCTAAAAAACATGGTGTGGAAAAAACATACCTAAGAAACCACAAGCCACAGAATTGATATAGCTTCGAGCTTCAATTGAATCCAGACCGAGGACAATTATTTGGAACTGACTGTAGAACTCTATCTCTTTATCTTCAATCCTGCAAAAATGAGGGACAATGTTCACCCCATTAACTCGCTCCATAACCCTCTTCGCTGCTACTTCAGCCTTGGACTTCCCGACATCTTGAACTCTGTACAACAGGACAGCCAGCTCCAGTTGAGACAATAAAGATGACATGTAAAATAATATATAATAAGTATATATATGATATGAAGGCACACAATAGTTGCGACTGCAATGAAGTGAGGCTTCAGCTTATGTGATGACAAAAAAAAGACAAATTTTAGCCTCCATGTGAATTTAGAGCGAAGAATTCTTTCCCAACTCACTAAGAAAAAGTGTTGCATTTTTCTAACATTGGGTGGAGGACAGTTGTCTGGCAGAAAATACACACAAATTATGGTGTCCTGCAGCAAAGATCAGTTTTTCAGCATCTTTTGGCAAAAGCCAgacatttagggcctgtttggatacaAGAGCTAATTGCTAGCGCTAAAAAATAGCAAAAATTAGTCCTAGTTCATTTGTTTGGATACAAGAGCTAATTGctagcactaaaaattagctaaAATTAGTCctagtgcatccaaacaagagGGCTAATGGTGAGCTAATTCTTTGACCAAGTCTTCAACTGGTTGTTAGCCATTGACCTAGTTTTCAGCCCAACTAGTAACTAGCCCTAGCCCCCTTAGAGTGCCAGTTTGGCGAAAAATCCATAAACCCTAACATCTCCCTCCAGCTCGCGGAGGCCAATGAGGAACGGGTGGGGGCGACGACTGTACGTACCTGAAGAGGAACTGTCGATTGAGGTTGGATACGTCGATGGTGTCCATATCGATGACGTGCAGCTTCTTGAAGCCGGAGAGGGCCAGGTccttgaggagctcgcagccgAGCCCGCCCGCGCCCACAACCAAAACCTCCACGAGGCTCCCCAGTAGATCTCGCAGCTGCGCGTGCGGATCGACCAATGAGACCAATCACTTAGGAGTATAAAAACGCGAGAAAGCAACGGAGGAGGAGGGATCGAGGGCAGGCCACTCACGCCGGGGCTGGGATCGAAGGAGGCCTCCACGAGGTTCCCGGGGCGGGAGAGGAGCATGTCGAGGTCACGCCATCGCTCGGGCTCCGTCGGCGCCGGCTGTTCCGCGTCAGGAGAGGCCATCGCGGCGGCCCGCGGGGTTTGGCTCGCCTTCGAGCAGCGGGGACCGGGAAGGAGGAATAAGGGGGAAGCCGGATGCGGGGGTTTGGTCGTGTGTAAAGATGGCAACCgggacccgatccccgattccccgcggggaattcccctattaggggaTAGGGATGGAGTCAAATATAGGGGATAGGGATGGAGTCAAATATACTCCACGGGAATCTAAATGGGGAGAAAATGTCCCCCGTCGGGTTTGGCGGGGACGGGTCTGGGGGAGTATTCCCCGTCCCCGATACCTGCATCCCCGCCCCGTTTATATACaggctttgctctctttcttgatggcccaaccagcccacgaaggcccaatgtcttttgagtatatataacagcaataaccctagttctacacctttgtgatgattaatatcctgcttcttgctatttagctatttttggaTTGTGATTCGTGGTGTACTCTAATATTGTGTCGATGAACTCATGTGAATAATAATGAATTAACCTGAATGGTGATGAACAAATacggggacggggatccccgatGGGGATTTTTCCCCCCGCGGGGGCGGGGATGGGGGAGAAATCGTCCCCGTGAgctttggcggggacggggacggggattttttctccccgcggggacggggacggggaggcaacctccgacggggaattccccgttgccatctttagtcgtGTGAGCTTTGATGGGTGCGGTGCTGGTGCGACGGAAGGGAGATGAAAGACGGGAAGACTTTCTCGTGGACGGCCGGGATACGTGATGCGCTCGATCAGACGGCTGAGGTGGAAGTTGGGCAGCCCGGTTTTCTCCGACTTCGCGGATTTCTCCTTAGGCCTTGTTCGTATGCTGAGAATCTAATACCGGAGCTGATTTCTTCCAGCCCAGGAATGAGTGGAACCGTGCCTGTCACTCGTTCCCAGCCTGTAACTATCCCTGTCTGTAACTATTCCCTGCTTCTATGGTTAGCCAGGGATCTAAAACAGGTATTGCATGCACTAAACCAGCTCAGATTCACACAAATGCATCACTGAGGACACAAGAAATCAAGAGTGTGGCAACAGGAACTTGCAGTTGCAGAGGTAGAAATTAAAATCATGGCAACCTGCGGCGCTATCATGTCAATTAGCACACATACACTGCTGTTGCATACTACGAGGCCTCAATGTGAGAAGTAGCATAGTATGGAATGTGAGAACTTGAACTTGTTATGGTGCACTTTTTGGACAGTACAAGAAACTCTAATAAATAATCAAAAAAACCACAAAAAAAGTCTCCAACACATTACAATGGCACTTGGATAGTGCAAACCGAAAGACCTTCCAGTAAGGACACTGAGTTGCAGAATCAGCCTTGAGCTTAACCTTGAAACCCTGTAATTACacaagagaagatcaaggatataAGGTTATAAGATATAAGGCTATAGGTTATAAACTGAACATTTCAGGCCGCACAAAAACTGAACCAAAGTAGTCATTTGCAGTTGCTCAAAAACTGAACCAaagaataaaaaattaaaaaaaaaagaactctGCAGTTGGTTTACTGAAACTGAATCTTCAGGAAAGAAAGAAAATGGGCATATGGCTGGATGAAATAGTGTGGTGCAAGGAACTGTCTTTAGTATCTTATGAATCTCACTCACTACACAAGAATACAACCACAAGGAGAAATCACATAGCAAAAATCATGGTTGGTACAAGTAGTTAATTGTCAATAACAAAATCTCTAGAGGACATCTTTTGCTGCCCAGCATATCACTGATAAGAAAACAACACAGGCGTGCCACTCTTGGCTATCTAGTTCAGTTATATAACGATTGTTAACAAAAAAGGCATTGAAAACAGCACAATGACCTTTTATTATTTAGTAGCATTTAAGTTTGACATTGCCAGATCATTACAAACCTACTTCTAGCAGACTGCAGATATACTCCTTGAACTAGTTGGGTGTAGGACTGTAGGCTCAATAAGATTGAAAATAGCACTGGTGTGCCACTCTTGGCTTAGTGCAGATATACTCCTTGACATTGTCATCCTTCCAACAGTCAACTCACTATCCTTCCAACATCAGACTCATCGCACAGGCTCTGAATTTTAAAGTGCATAATGTGTACTGATTTTTAGCAAGGTATCAGCCAAGTTTTTTTTAAAcacttttttaaaactattttctAAATGACAGTTGTTCAACCTTGTACAGGCCTATCTAGCTAGCTGTTTCATTTGCTAAATGACAGGAGCAGATCTCAGCTTTCAACCTTACTGTAAAAGGACAACAATTTTCAAGCTAAATGAAAGGAGCAGATCTGAGCTTTCAAAATGTTCAAATCCTCTTACTAACAACTCAACTATCAAAATGTTCTCATCTCTAAGGGTTGCACAGAACTAGAAAATATTTCTTCTTTCAGTTTTGCAGTGACTAAAGGACTCTTGTAGTCAAATAGAAGGTAAACATCAAGTTTTCAGCAATTAAGTAGACTGACCTGTTAGACCATCGCACTTTTGAGCCAAACCAAAGTTGCTTCTCGATCTAGTTCACACCCACTTAGGAAGGCCTCTCTATTTTCTTTGCTCTTGATGAAAACTACAAATGCTTTTACCTTCTCTTCCTTTGTCAATTCCATTGTGCTTAGAACGGATATACACCTTTTGATAGAGAAGTCATTACCTTCAGCAACCTCCTTTTCTTTGGCTAGATCTGTAGACTCATCTTGTACTTGCTTAGTCCTCATGTCTAGGTATCTCCCCATCATTTCTTTAATCCTTTCACCCTTCTTAGgtctcttttcttccttttcatgTTTTTTGCTtgatgtagtagtagtagttcttcACTGTCTGCTTCTTTCAACAGCTACGACCTCATTTTCTTTATCTCGTGACAGAGAACCTCGTTGTCCATTTCTTTCAACAGCTACAACCTCACTTGCTTCCTCTTGTATCTCAGTGATTGAATCATCTTCATCTAGTACCTCATGAACCTCAATGTTGTCCAAGTCATCTACATCATGAATTTGTCGAAGTGGTGCTTTCTCTTGTGGTGGCTCAAGAGAAGTCAGATTGTAAGTACCTTCAGCCAAATTCTACACGATAACAAGGAAATAGCTATAAAAAGTGGTCTTTCCTCATGAAATTCAAGTATAAAGAGAACCAATCTAGTTATGACAACTAGAAGGAGTTAATTGAGGGGGATATCGTGCAGAGCAACTAGTAGTGCAGAACTGAAGAAAACTCATCACAGTACAGATGAGAAGAACATGGATGTAGAGTTGCTATTCTGACATCTATAAATTGTGACAAGTAGAAGCATATAACCTAACTCTATAAAACTAGCATATTGAAATAGGAATATGAGTTCCACCGTCACATTAATGCTTAGTGTGCCCTTCCTATTTCTAAAAGGAGAAGCTTTCTCAGAGGCTATGGAAATAGGAATATGAGTTCCATCAATGGCACCTAGACAATTCTTGAAAAATGGATAGAATCTAGGATTGTCTTGGATTTTTTTTATGCACTTGATTAGGATCAGGAGCTTGAAGGTAACGGCGAGAGAGTGCGGGAATGACCACCTTGAAGTAGTGGTTGATGTGATGATGGAAGGTGTCATTGTTGTGCCCAAAGAACACTTAGAGATCCTCATACGAGGCGTTGTGACTTAACATGTATAGGAAGAAACCCAACTTCTCCACGGTTATCCTagtatcaacaacaagccttttgCTTCTAAGATAATTTGCCAATTCTCTAAAGATGCGTGGTTCCATCCTAAATGCAACTTGACAGTTCTTGACATGTCCCTCGAGGAGTCTTCGAACTTTAACCTCGCCTGTTTCTTCCGGAGTATGACGTTTCTTCTTTTCCCCTCCTCTAGAAGAACTCATAAGATATAAGGCGGGAAAAATAAATAGCATCAtgtcatcgtcttcttcctccctcctcttTCTAATACGATCTAGTAGTGAGAGACGCATTGTAGGACTGAAGCATACAAGTTTATAGTCATATAGAAGCTAAATATTATTAACCATGTCATATAGAAGTTATATTATTGACCATGTCATATAGAAGCTGTAATAAAGATTATAGTCGTCTTATAGAAGCATATATAAACTTATAGTCATATAGAAGCTTTTGGAGTATCTTTTGGAGTTGGTACCAGATCCCAAGAAGGCGGAGGTTCACCTTCCCCAACTCTAAATGGTGCTGGAGAGATCTACAAGTAATAAGAAACCATTTGGCAAATCAAGACATCATCTAGATAATAATACAAGTAACAAAGTGAGCTAATAGGCTAGGTATGTTAACTTCAGTCTTCACTACAGACTAAAATAAAGGGACATTCCTTAATTCTGGAGGACGATATTAGCATAATTCCTCTTTTTATAGTACAAATGAACTAGGCTAAGCTTGGTGGTCTCTCGCTGCCTCGCTATTGGAAGTCGACTTAACGATGGACTGAACGCCCAAACAAGAAAAGTATATGGCGCAACGAAAGAACTACACCGAATAAAAAGTCTACGTTTTCCTCAAAACCAACTGAACGTGGCTTGTTCATTCCTCTGATCCATTGAGGTAGAGCTATAACGAAACATACGCTCTATGCATAAACAACAAATATCCGCCAAATACATCACCACGAACGGAAGCAAGAAGTAGAGAGGAGGCAACACCTACGAGCATCAATCAAACCCGTAAAAGAATCAAGCCCATATGCTCCATCCCAGCTGTACAGATTTCAAACTTGGAACGAATCCAAACCGGGGCAGCGCACGGCTTACTAGTATGTATGAGATCAggcaggactcaccctcggtgtTGGCGACGACCCGTCTCGGCCCGAGCAGACCCAAACTAGGctacgccctgtttggtttcatcagaattgccaaaaaaattcggaaaatatagaaaaaaattgtcaaagtttttgcacgcttttcagagaacgtgctgaatttctgtagaccgcatcccacctcagttgtaggtgtcaatttttgtggttgcatcttttgtgatccttgttcagagaaaagtatataaaaaatagtgaaaaaaataaaaaaaaaagtttgtttcctactagtgctttttggaaaaatccggaaaAAAAATCAGGAAAACAGGAGAAGTCCGGGCTACTTGCTTGTTCTGTGaattctttcgatcgtcctttgttttcatcTTGTTGCGCtatgtctcgacacgtcttagccagcacctgtgatttgtactttggatccggattgaacaatcgttactctgcactcgttaattgctaatccttgctgtcatattgtatGCCtatccatagctccacatattcttctgtcagcacaggttcatcttgcaactgttacccacgctcaacaacagattgcttcgccactttggttttgctcctgtttggtattggtaagaatacaggcaagatggtggtaagccgcttgtgattttgcattccactttcaccaccatcatcaccaccaccacttgtttccttttagttgatagggataatacgttggtgttgtctttttctatcttctaaccatggcaggaactccgacggacttcaatgagtgcgtgtccaagggcgagcttacaatgttcatgactgaacaacgcaatcttatgaccgagctgacacgcaacgtgaacaatctggtcacccgcattgaacagcttgagcaacgccctccaccttatcgtgctgatgatgaagatacgGATGCTTTTGGtaatgaagatgcgtatgctgacagtggtgcccgtcgccgcctcaacttcaatcgtcgcggtatggaaggtaataatcatgataataatgatccttttgctaaaattaaatttagtctacctccttttgctggtaatgttgatccagaggcatatttagattgggagcttgctgttcaataaaaatttgattctcataatgttcctgctgagcatagagttaaatttgctactagtgagtttactaattttgctttattctggtggagtgatctttgcaataccaataatgctgctgctgtgcctcaaacttggaatgttttaaagcaacgtatgaaatctcgttttattcctccttattaccaacgtgatttacgtttgaaactacaaactttaaaacaaggtgataaaggagtagaagcatactatcaagaattgcttattggtttagcacgttgtggtataaatgaagatgatcatgatgctagtgctagattttttggtggtctaaaccatgatatacagaacatacttgattacaaagaatggcgtaatttttcccaattgtatcatcttgctattaaggcaaaacgagaagtacagggacgcaaacaacaccagcctttcaggtctaccaatgggaggaattttcagcagcgttctgaGCCGGAGACGCCTAAGCttataggcccgatcttccgagaggtagccgataagttcgatttcgtggagatctcgacgttggtgaTCCGGCTTTAAATCAGacgtgattcgaaccctgcaaccgttataccactgctccgttggttatcaaccaagcacaacttgattgatctcgccaagaaggcttttcctacaagcgaatcaaagagcacaagcaagaaggtaaaacacgcaatctgaaattgcaaatatgaatgacgcgaatatcaatagaagattcaagaactcggttccaaaggactaatcgacacagtggaggagatcaagggcccccgttcttgatctcctccactgtgtcgattagtccttgaTCTCCCCACGCCGCCCCGTGGTCACCTCGCCCCGCCCCGCT
Coding sequences within:
- the LOC136449819 gene encoding NEDD8-activating enzyme E1 catalytic subunit, with amino-acid sequence MASPDAEQPAPTEPERWRDLDMLLSRPGNLVEASFDPSPGLRDLLGSLVEVLVVGAGGLGCELLKDLALSGFKKLHVIDMDTIDVSNLNRQFLFRVQDVGKSKAEVAAKRVMERVNGVNIVPHFCRIEDKEIEFYSQFQIIVLGLDSIEARSYINSVACGFLEYDSNDNPLEETVKPMVDGGTEGFKGHARVIIPGKTPCFECNIWLFPPQVKFPLCTLAETPRTAAHCIEYAHLIKWDEVHPGKPFDADDAEHMQWIYSEALKRAELFGISGVTYSLTQGVVKNIIPAIASTNAIISAACALEAFKLISGCSKSVSNYLTYNGLEGTHIKVTEFVRDKDCLVCGPGTLVELDTSSTLSDFIKMLEEHPTLRMSKASVTHEGNNLYMQSPEVLEQMTRPNLSIPMFELLKEAPYTTVHATGMTENNGKKVSSLRKLRVAFKGIEEASKMDTTVSS